A region of Halobellus limi DNA encodes the following proteins:
- a CDS encoding ArsR/SmtB family transcription factor, with product MSDSDTDHRLDDIAVRDTRISDAIDEPMRAMVLDILSEEALTATEVHERLDDRGIDRTENTVRHHINELRDAGLVDVVRFEEGRGGTTKYYHANTIVLSYSLPDSADAAVEEMIDAAQPQITDALTTLTDEYDDAIEEIVEDMQPCEHCQTQKYETYVLLTVLRRAFVRAHRNS from the coding sequence ATGAGTGATTCCGATACCGACCACCGTCTCGACGACATCGCGGTGCGAGACACTCGGATTTCGGACGCCATCGACGAGCCGATGCGGGCGATGGTCCTCGACATTCTGTCCGAGGAAGCCCTAACTGCGACCGAGGTCCACGAACGCCTCGACGATCGCGGCATCGACCGGACGGAGAACACGGTCCGCCATCACATCAACGAGCTCCGGGATGCGGGCCTCGTCGACGTCGTTCGCTTCGAGGAGGGGCGTGGTGGGACGACGAAGTACTACCACGCGAACACGATCGTCCTCTCGTACTCACTACCAGATTCGGCCGACGCCGCCGTCGAGGAGATGATCGACGCTGCCCAGCCCCAGATCACGGACGCGCTCACTACGCTCACCGACGAGTACGACGACGCTATTGAGGAGATCGTCGAGGATATGCAGCCCTGCGAGCACTGCCAGACCCAGAAGTACGAGACGTACGTTCTTCTGACCGTCCTGCGACGTGCGTTCGTTCGCGCCCACAGAAATTCCTGA
- a CDS encoding permease: protein MQATIIDGVLESLRIGVGFLWTAAWAIIMGLTITSLVQVYVSKERMAQVLGEGDLTGLTKATVFGAASSGCSFGAVAIGKGLFKKGAHAVNFLAFMFASTNLIVELGLMILILLGWEFLVAELLGGLILIAVMAAIVHLTLPENLFNEVREKLNERDHQAGVTEDPTCGMEGKDEYTLTTDGGETLKFCSEGCMETYRQETSSSGGWRDELLSWGGWYKVGNQYRKEWSMIWKDIVAGFLISGFVIVFVPQWVWNTLFIQGDGLLVTAENAVMGVIIAVLSFVGSMGNVPFAVALWGGGVSFAGIIAFVYADLITVPVLNVYRKYYGWKVMLYILGVFFVTMAFTGFLMELLFDALGIVPDLAGGETATEQTYFELNYTFYLNIIAFALSGFLLYVYRRGLGAPGQYRDPVCGMRTDDEGPSASHDGTTYYFCSKKCKRTFEEEPTEFTNQSPQISSHDHDHDH, encoded by the coding sequence ATGCAGGCGACGATAATCGACGGAGTTCTTGAATCCCTTCGTATCGGTGTCGGATTTCTCTGGACGGCGGCGTGGGCGATCATCATGGGCCTCACGATTACGAGTCTCGTCCAGGTCTACGTCTCGAAGGAGCGGATGGCACAGGTGCTGGGTGAGGGCGATCTAACTGGACTTACCAAGGCGACTGTGTTCGGAGCAGCAAGCAGTGGCTGTAGTTTCGGCGCCGTCGCCATCGGGAAGGGCCTGTTCAAGAAGGGGGCGCACGCGGTGAACTTCCTCGCGTTCATGTTCGCGTCGACGAACCTCATCGTCGAACTAGGGCTGATGATTCTCATCCTGCTTGGCTGGGAGTTCCTCGTCGCGGAACTGCTCGGCGGCCTGATTCTCATCGCCGTCATGGCCGCCATCGTCCACCTCACGCTTCCCGAAAACCTGTTTAACGAAGTCCGCGAGAAGCTCAACGAGCGCGACCACCAGGCGGGCGTCACGGAAGATCCCACCTGCGGGATGGAGGGGAAAGACGAGTACACGCTCACGACCGACGGCGGTGAGACGCTCAAATTCTGCTCGGAGGGCTGTATGGAGACCTATCGCCAGGAGACGTCGAGTAGCGGCGGGTGGCGTGACGAGTTGCTGTCGTGGGGTGGCTGGTACAAGGTCGGGAATCAGTACCGCAAGGAGTGGTCGATGATCTGGAAAGACATCGTCGCCGGCTTCCTTATTTCTGGGTTCGTCATCGTCTTCGTCCCGCAGTGGGTGTGGAACACGCTGTTCATTCAGGGCGACGGCCTGCTCGTGACTGCCGAGAACGCCGTCATGGGCGTCATCATCGCCGTCCTCAGTTTCGTCGGCAGTATGGGCAACGTCCCGTTCGCCGTCGCGCTCTGGGGTGGTGGCGTCAGCTTCGCCGGGATCATCGCGTTCGTCTACGCCGACCTCATCACCGTGCCCGTCCTGAACGTCTACCGGAAGTACTACGGCTGGAAGGTGATGCTGTACATCCTCGGCGTCTTCTTCGTCACGATGGCGTTCACCGGCTTCCTCATGGAGCTGCTGTTCGACGCGCTGGGTATCGTTCCAGATCTGGCGGGCGGCGAGACGGCGACTGAACAGACGTACTTCGAGCTCAACTACACGTTCTACCTCAATATTATCGCCTTTGCGCTCTCCGGGTTCCTTCTGTATGTCTACCGGCGGGGACTCGGCGCACCAGGTCAGTATCGAGATCCGGTGTGCGGGATGCGAACCGACGATGAGGGCCCGAGTGCGTCCCACGATGGGACGACGTACTATTTTTGCTCAAAGAAATGCAAGCGTACGTTCGAAGAAGAACCAACGGAATTTACTAATCAAAGCCCGCAAATATCGAGCCACGATCACGATCATGACCACTGA
- a CDS encoding transposase has product MQSTPESRRDVFRRIAQRPHANWPVYDATPLYERDSPDGLASDIRTVSQAWFKHDAHDSVEEFAYALPLAYFRLDAHDRYARSTRYEMDTLFRMFVLKELHGWEHETALLEYLESHPELCERLGLDRVPDQSTLWRSWHMRFTDDLRKTAQKAARTILIKAQNAGVTVPREPEQSLPRRDDDTDESDPDNELILDKAGTITNHVSRFVFPAFSLNRGEGCEIHENAFWGLQTYLGLRENLAANEGARSFVHETTRERTPLGHAHRDHIRELSIEQIREMYRQAVQQLLDEIAETAEFFRAGIVAIDITEANPFTGNRAGHEEEIIGTKENSDEYAYQWATVQLVGNAVPLVLDARPVQKGESRKEIVEDLLDSAEDLVHVDNVLMDREFDSQHVLEMISQRGLSYVVPKRMQTSERAQAKRLLQRDQDRYETDRKLHLGKNEWHETTLIYRRREDSEHDDHRQYSVFMTNCGSGHLTEYGYRWEIESGYKSIKRFMAATTSKDFGLRFFYFAFACLLYSIWRAVDLLVQVELTGEYEHSPIVTADNTLTLLKKETGIG; this is encoded by the coding sequence ATGCAATCAACTCCGGAATCTCGTCGAGATGTCTTTCGACGGATTGCCCAACGACCACACGCTAACTGGCCAGTGTATGATGCGACGCCATTGTATGAGCGAGATTCGCCTGACGGTCTGGCGTCAGATATTCGGACAGTCTCCCAGGCTTGGTTCAAACACGATGCTCATGACTCCGTTGAGGAATTCGCCTATGCACTCCCGCTGGCGTATTTCAGACTCGATGCGCACGACCGCTATGCACGCTCGACACGCTACGAGATGGACACCCTCTTTCGGATGTTCGTCCTGAAGGAACTCCACGGGTGGGAGCACGAGACAGCACTCCTCGAGTACCTCGAAAGCCATCCCGAACTGTGTGAGCGTCTTGGGCTGGACAGAGTACCTGACCAGTCGACGCTCTGGCGCAGTTGGCACATGCGCTTCACCGATGATCTTCGTAAGACGGCCCAGAAAGCGGCCCGAACAATTCTCATCAAAGCGCAGAACGCGGGTGTCACTGTCCCCCGCGAACCGGAACAATCCCTCCCACGTCGTGACGATGACACAGACGAATCAGACCCAGATAACGAACTTATCCTCGACAAAGCTGGCACGATCACCAATCACGTCAGTCGATTCGTCTTCCCAGCCTTCTCGCTGAATCGTGGAGAAGGCTGTGAGATTCACGAGAACGCTTTCTGGGGCTTACAGACCTATCTCGGGCTTCGTGAGAACTTGGCCGCCAACGAGGGTGCTCGCAGTTTCGTCCACGAGACGACACGGGAGCGGACACCACTCGGACACGCACATCGTGACCACATCCGCGAACTCTCCATCGAGCAGATTCGCGAGATGTACCGCCAGGCGGTTCAGCAACTCTTAGACGAAATTGCAGAGACAGCGGAATTCTTCCGGGCAGGTATCGTCGCCATCGATATCACTGAGGCCAACCCCTTCACAGGCAATAGGGCGGGCCACGAGGAGGAGATCATCGGAACAAAAGAAAACAGCGACGAGTACGCCTACCAGTGGGCGACAGTCCAGCTGGTCGGTAACGCCGTTCCACTTGTTCTCGATGCTCGTCCCGTACAGAAAGGCGAATCACGGAAGGAAATTGTCGAGGACTTGCTTGATTCGGCTGAGGACCTCGTTCACGTCGATAACGTGCTGATGGATCGGGAGTTCGATAGCCAGCACGTCTTGGAGATGATCAGCCAGCGTGGGCTCTCCTACGTCGTTCCGAAGCGGATGCAGACGAGTGAGAGAGCTCAGGCCAAGCGGTTGCTCCAGCGCGACCAAGACCGCTACGAGACCGACCGGAAGCTCCACCTCGGCAAGAACGAGTGGCACGAGACGACGCTAATCTACCGTCGGAGAGAGGACTCCGAGCATGACGATCACCGGCAGTATTCGGTGTTCATGACGAATTGCGGGAGTGGGCACCTTACTGAGTACGGGTATCGGTGGGAAATCGAGAGCGGGTACAAGTCGATTAAGCGGTTCATGGCTGCGACGACCTCAAAAGATTTCGGGCTCAGGTTCTTCTACTTCGCGTTCGCCTGTCTGTTGTACTCGATTTGGCGAGCTGTGGACCTGCTCGTGCAGGTCGAATTGACTGGTGAGTATGAACACTCGCCGATCGTGACGGCCGATAATACGCTGACGCTGCTGAAGAAGGAAACCGGAATTGGGTAG
- a CDS encoding heavy-metal-associated domain-containing protein, with amino-acid sequence MSDTTQFRVLDFDCPTCASTVERALSNVDGVQHVEVHYATGRVEIEYDDSVADPDAFAETIENQGYTPQPA; translated from the coding sequence ATGAGCGACACAACCCAATTCCGCGTCCTCGACTTCGACTGCCCGACCTGCGCGAGTACCGTCGAACGCGCCCTGTCGAACGTCGACGGCGTCCAGCACGTCGAAGTCCACTACGCGACCGGCCGCGTCGAGATCGAGTACGACGACAGCGTCGCTGACCCCGACGCCTTCGCAGAGACCATCGAAAACCAGGGGTACACTCCCCAGCCCGCCTAA
- a CDS encoding heavy metal translocating P-type ATPase → MNKQSITQYYRNHRKAIVTATSGLLYGGGWSLGYLTSFEMASAAILVLATVVGGYDIAKTAYHEVTNRTLGIKTLVTLAAIGAIVIGEYWEAAAVVFLFSLGSYLEGRTMRKTRTALQELLEMTPDTATVRRDGTLQKVSARDVEEGEVVVVKPGGKIPVDGTVVDGESAVNQAPVTGESAPVHKADSDEVYAGTVNQEGALEIRTTGAGSDTTLERIIRRVEEAQEAQSPTESLIDRFAKYYTPAVIALAIGAYAVTQNAILSLTLLVIGCPGALVIGPPVSIVSAIGNAARSGVLMKGGEHLERAGKIDLVAFDKTGTLTKGETTVSGIEGFGVAAADVLSLAATAEKKSEHHLADAIVDMARERQTAATDGGATVAQADDTDVGRRSVPDPDDFDVVAGKGVIAHADGQEVVVGNRALLDDRDVDVPDRVADYVREREGRGETVVHVVRDGDIIGAIAMRDELREAAPGVVAALQDAGIETVMLTGDNERTAAAVAEEVGIDEYRAELLPEDKQSVIEGYQADGHVVAMVGDGINDAPSLATADVGIAMGAAGTDTAIETADMALMADDLERIPYAVKLSKATRWNVLENVGLAVLTVTVLLAGVLTSYVTLASGMLVHEASVLLVILNGMRLLRY, encoded by the coding sequence ATGAACAAACAATCGATCACGCAGTACTACCGGAACCACCGGAAGGCCATCGTCACGGCGACAAGCGGCCTGCTGTACGGCGGTGGCTGGAGTCTCGGCTACCTCACGAGTTTCGAGATGGCAAGCGCCGCCATCCTCGTCCTCGCGACGGTCGTGGGTGGCTACGACATCGCCAAGACCGCTTACCACGAGGTCACCAACCGGACGCTCGGCATCAAGACGCTGGTGACGCTGGCCGCCATCGGTGCTATCGTCATCGGGGAGTACTGGGAAGCCGCCGCCGTCGTCTTCCTGTTCAGCCTTGGCAGCTACCTCGAAGGCCGGACGATGCGGAAGACCCGGACGGCACTTCAGGAGCTACTGGAGATGACGCCCGACACGGCGACCGTCCGTCGCGACGGGACACTCCAAAAGGTCTCCGCCCGCGATGTCGAAGAGGGCGAAGTCGTCGTCGTAAAGCCGGGCGGGAAGATCCCGGTCGACGGAACCGTCGTCGACGGCGAGAGCGCAGTCAACCAGGCGCCGGTCACCGGCGAGAGCGCGCCCGTCCACAAGGCCGACAGCGACGAGGTGTACGCCGGGACGGTCAACCAGGAGGGCGCGCTAGAAATCCGGACGACGGGAGCGGGATCGGATACGACTCTCGAACGGATCATCCGTCGCGTCGAGGAGGCCCAGGAGGCTCAGTCGCCCACGGAGAGTCTCATCGACCGGTTCGCGAAGTACTACACGCCGGCCGTCATTGCCCTGGCTATCGGCGCGTACGCGGTCACGCAGAACGCGATCCTGTCGCTGACGCTGCTGGTCATCGGCTGTCCGGGCGCGCTGGTCATCGGGCCACCGGTCAGCATCGTCTCGGCCATCGGTAACGCCGCCCGGTCGGGCGTGCTGATGAAGGGCGGCGAACACCTCGAACGCGCCGGCAAGATCGATCTCGTCGCCTTCGACAAGACGGGGACGCTCACGAAGGGCGAGACCACCGTCTCCGGTATCGAGGGGTTCGGCGTCGCCGCCGCCGACGTCCTCTCGCTCGCAGCGACCGCCGAGAAGAAGAGCGAACACCACCTCGCGGACGCCATCGTCGACATGGCCCGCGAACGCCAGACGGCTGCGACGGACGGTGGAGCGACGGTCGCCCAAGCGGACGATACGGACGTGGGGCGCAGGTCGGTCCCCGATCCCGACGACTTCGACGTGGTCGCCGGCAAGGGCGTCATCGCCCATGCCGATGGCCAGGAAGTCGTCGTCGGCAACCGCGCGCTGCTGGACGACCGCGACGTCGATGTCCCCGATCGGGTCGCCGACTACGTCCGCGAGCGTGAGGGGCGCGGCGAGACAGTCGTCCACGTCGTTCGGGACGGGGACATCATCGGCGCGATTGCGATGCGGGACGAGCTCCGGGAGGCCGCTCCTGGGGTCGTCGCGGCGCTCCAAGACGCTGGCATCGAGACGGTGATGCTCACCGGCGACAACGAGCGGACGGCCGCTGCCGTTGCCGAGGAGGTCGGTATCGACGAGTACCGTGCCGAACTCCTCCCCGAGGACAAGCAGTCCGTCATCGAGGGCTACCAGGCCGACGGCCACGTCGTCGCGATGGTCGGCGACGGCATCAACGACGCGCCATCGCTGGCCACTGCCGATGTCGGCATCGCGATGGGTGCTGCGGGAACGGACACCGCTATCGAAACGGCTGACATGGCGTTGATGGCCGACGACCTCGAACGCATCCCGTACGCGGTCAAACTCAGCAAGGCGACGCGCTGGAACGTCCTCGAGAACGTCGGGCTCGCGGTGCTGACCGTGACCGTCCTCCTCGCGGGCGTGCTCACCAGCTACGTCACCCTCGCGTCGGGAATGCTGGTCCACGAGGCCAGCGTCCTCCTCGTCATCCTCAACGGGATGCGACTGCTCCGCTACTGA
- a CDS encoding amidohydrolase family protein: MAVDLAIHDALVLTADERNRLYERGTVCITDGCIEEVRPSRAGDGELEASTVIDGNGKLVMPGLVNAHTHLEMTPLIGAFSELELTEMLGSGTALFNRLGNGEFEYLVEAGVELAALNFLLGGVTTVNSMDARPAAGAEAFGEAGLRGFFGPAISDLFWDQPVDQQFSRAREFVETYHDTYDGRIRATICPHDDWSCTRQLWERTASLAAEYPDLLVHTHLLELEESNTMARANGGEDSVGLLDDVGLLDDRLVAAHFRLGDEEDIQRTAEADAAVAHCPSVFCYWNPDGETQWTPVPELRAAGVDVGVGIDDHYWHDSYSMFGEARQARLAANLKRSAGQFDSMELIRMLTIEGARALGMGDEIGSIEAGKRADIILLDVDKPKFTPLTNVPAHVVNNAVPADVETVIVDGDVVLRNGVPETMDSDDVRQRVNQAVERFMDETGWELDIGGSEPPTSIETVRDLPKRGPARLLTRLAMQSARDRFSF; the protein is encoded by the coding sequence ATGGCTGTCGATCTGGCAATCCATGATGCACTCGTTCTCACAGCCGACGAGCGGAACCGCCTGTACGAGCGCGGCACAGTATGCATCACCGATGGCTGTATCGAAGAAGTCCGACCATCACGTGCAGGAGACGGAGAATTAGAAGCGTCCACCGTTATCGACGGGAACGGGAAACTGGTGATGCCGGGGTTGGTGAACGCCCACACGCACTTGGAGATGACACCGCTCATCGGTGCGTTTAGCGAACTCGAGCTGACGGAGATGCTTGGGAGTGGGACGGCCTTGTTTAACAGATTAGGGAACGGCGAATTCGAGTACCTCGTCGAGGCAGGCGTCGAGCTCGCAGCGCTCAATTTCCTCTTGGGCGGTGTCACAACCGTGAACTCGATGGACGCACGGCCTGCCGCAGGTGCAGAGGCGTTCGGGGAAGCAGGGCTCCGCGGATTTTTCGGCCCGGCGATCTCGGACCTCTTCTGGGACCAACCAGTCGATCAGCAGTTCTCCCGTGCTCGCGAGTTCGTCGAAACGTACCACGACACGTACGACGGCCGAATCAGGGCGACGATCTGCCCGCACGACGACTGGTCGTGTACCCGGCAGCTGTGGGAACGGACCGCATCCCTCGCCGCAGAGTATCCGGACCTGCTCGTCCACACGCACTTGCTCGAACTCGAGGAGAGTAACACGATGGCACGAGCGAACGGTGGCGAGGACTCGGTAGGATTGCTCGACGACGTTGGACTCCTGGACGACCGACTGGTCGCTGCTCACTTCCGCCTCGGCGACGAAGAGGACATCCAGCGAACCGCCGAGGCGGACGCGGCTGTTGCGCACTGCCCGTCCGTCTTCTGTTACTGGAATCCGGACGGGGAGACGCAGTGGACGCCCGTTCCCGAGCTTCGAGCCGCCGGCGTCGACGTCGGAGTAGGGATTGACGACCACTACTGGCACGACTCGTACAGCATGTTCGGTGAAGCGCGGCAAGCTCGGCTGGCGGCAAATCTCAAGCGTTCAGCCGGGCAGTTCGACTCGATGGAACTGATACGAATGCTCACTATCGAGGGCGCACGCGCGCTGGGGATGGGCGACGAGATCGGCAGTATCGAAGCGGGAAAGCGCGCGGATATTATCCTCCTCGACGTCGACAAACCGAAGTTCACGCCACTGACCAACGTTCCCGCACACGTCGTGAACAACGCGGTCCCGGCCGACGTCGAGACAGTGATCGTTGACGGCGACGTCGTCCTCCGGAATGGTGTGCCCGAGACAATGGACTCGGACGACGTGCGACAGCGAGTAAATCAGGCTGTCGAACGCTTCATGGACGAGACAGGCTGGGAGTTAGACATTGGTGGTAGTGAACCGCCGACCAGCATCGAGACTGTACGGGACCTCCCAAAGCGTGGCCCTGCGCGACTCCTGACTCGCCTCGCGATGCAATCCGCGCGTGATCGGTTCTCCTTCTAA
- a CDS encoding phage integrase SAM-like domain-containing protein, translated as MPDRAPSTPLDDSFERYLQDKGKGRGGDGGNYRRNAARELGRFAEWAAGDRGADDWTGIVPDDVDREPTFDDLDERVFREYARHLGGDRGLKQNTVQTYYRYISAWCGWCVNEGYLEAHYAQRASAMAPLPEDDGRKPGDQQAWTSEQRHALTRHVDERARDAVEAYTILPEDTDPLDKQRRRYAALKAARDRALVFVLAYTAVRVGELLRDPNDPRRRGVRWEDISLDDGSMDVYRKKQQWDAASLPDPVISPLRSYRQLMDPPTERWPVFPTFDQRTLAELVRENLAERGERPEAIIERRAEYARDLLLALDEDIRPPSITTDGTRSILQRLSEAAEIDIDHPKHDYLAPHGGRRGMGEVLVRAFGYTVAARYLDNSEEMVRERYSHIEAGELGDVATEALEEIDSVPQ; from the coding sequence ATGCCTGACCGAGCGCCTTCGACGCCGCTCGACGATAGCTTCGAGCGCTACCTCCAAGACAAGGGGAAAGGCCGCGGCGGCGACGGTGGGAACTATCGACGTAACGCTGCACGCGAGCTCGGACGGTTCGCCGAGTGGGCCGCCGGCGACCGCGGCGCCGACGACTGGACCGGGATCGTCCCCGACGACGTCGACCGCGAGCCGACCTTCGACGATCTCGACGAACGCGTGTTCCGGGAGTACGCCCGACATCTCGGTGGAGATCGGGGACTCAAGCAGAACACAGTACAAACCTATTACCGCTATATCTCTGCCTGGTGTGGCTGGTGCGTCAACGAGGGATATCTCGAGGCGCATTACGCGCAGCGGGCCAGTGCGATGGCGCCGCTGCCGGAGGACGACGGCCGCAAGCCCGGCGACCAGCAGGCCTGGACGTCTGAACAGCGCCACGCCCTCACCCGCCACGTCGACGAACGGGCCCGCGACGCCGTCGAGGCGTACACGATACTTCCGGAGGATACTGACCCCCTCGACAAGCAGCGAAGACGCTACGCGGCGCTGAAGGCGGCTCGTGACCGGGCGCTGGTGTTCGTCCTCGCGTACACCGCCGTCCGCGTCGGCGAACTCCTCCGGGACCCGAATGACCCGCGCCGACGCGGTGTTCGCTGGGAGGACATCTCCCTTGACGACGGGAGTATGGACGTCTACCGGAAGAAACAGCAGTGGGACGCCGCCAGTCTTCCCGACCCGGTGATCTCGCCGCTCCGGAGCTATCGCCAGCTGATGGATCCGCCGACGGAGCGCTGGCCGGTGTTTCCGACGTTCGACCAACGGACGCTCGCAGAGCTCGTCCGGGAAAACCTCGCCGAACGAGGGGAACGCCCAGAAGCAATCATTGAACGCCGTGCGGAGTACGCTCGCGACCTGCTGCTGGCGCTCGATGAGGATATTCGGCCGCCCTCGATTACGACGGACGGCACACGATCGATTCTCCAACGGCTCTCAGAAGCTGCAGAGATAGACATCGACCATCCGAAACACGATTACCTTGCTCCACACGGCGGCCGGCGTGGAATGGGTGAAGTTCTCGTTCGAGCATTCGGATACACGGTTGCCGCCCGATATCTCGATAATTCTGAGGAGATGGTTCGTGAGCGGTACTCGCATATCGAGGCTGGTGAGTTAGGTGATGTCGCTACTGAGGCCCTTGAGGAGATCGATAGTGTACCGCAGTAA
- a CDS encoding helix-turn-helix transcriptional regulator, producing the protein MNRRRADTVVGVLLGFVLLAGGVLSWRAYQQRRAIEQSMGSMMGSSMGTMHGPDPLWYVVGTLLVAGVIGGVYYVVRGELTDPEVADTTAPVDPAQTSAATATSMDDDAAPATSINPESDPQARVLDLLPDDERRVLEPVLNSPGITQIELRDRSEFSKSKVSQTVSSLEERGLLYRERQGRTYRVYPSDDLRQQQPGK; encoded by the coding sequence ATGAATCGCCGTCGAGCAGATACTGTCGTCGGTGTGCTTCTCGGGTTCGTTCTCCTGGCCGGCGGGGTACTCAGTTGGCGGGCCTATCAACAGCGTCGGGCTATCGAGCAATCGATGGGGTCAATGATGGGTTCATCTATGGGAACGATGCACGGCCCAGACCCCCTCTGGTACGTGGTTGGAACCCTGCTGGTTGCTGGCGTTATCGGTGGCGTCTATTACGTGGTCCGGGGAGAACTCACCGATCCAGAAGTGGCCGACACAACGGCGCCTGTCGATCCTGCACAGACATCGGCGGCAACAGCTACGTCGATGGATGATGACGCTGCACCGGCGACGTCTATCAATCCTGAATCGGACCCCCAAGCACGCGTTCTCGATCTCTTACCGGATGATGAACGACGCGTCCTCGAACCCGTCCTGAACTCCCCCGGAATCACGCAGATTGAACTTCGGGATCGATCTGAGTTCTCGAAGAGTAAAGTAAGCCAGACCGTGAGTTCACTCGAGGAGCGAGGTCTGCTGTATCGGGAACGACAGGGTCGGACCTATCGTGTGTATCCGAGTGATGACCTTCGGCAGCAACAACCGGGAAAATAG